A section of the Felis catus isolate Fca126 chromosome B2, F.catus_Fca126_mat1.0, whole genome shotgun sequence genome encodes:
- the UBD gene encoding LOW QUALITY PROTEIN: ubiquitin D (The sequence of the model RefSeq protein was modified relative to this genomic sequence to represent the inferred CDS: deleted 1 base in 1 codon; substituted 1 base at 1 genomic stop codon): MPGRLAFIVLVEVCSEEWASMTLTANLDNRVKKITEYVWAQTNVPVQDQVLLLGSKTLKPQRKLSSYGIDRQTTIHLTLKVVKPSDEXLSLFLVEIGDEGQRHLLQVRRSSSVAQVRQMIESKMAVVLPEKQTVVCTGKKLEDGKTMGEYGIKRGSLGVR; this comes from the exons ATGCCGGGTCGCTTGGCTTTCATTGTCCTGGTGGAGGTCTGTTCTGAGGAATGGGCATCAATGACCCTCACTGCTAACTTGGACAACAGAGTGAAGAAGATCACTGAATATGTCTGGGCTCAGACCAACGTTCCTGTGCAGGACCAGGTCCTTCTGCTGGGATCCAAGACTCTCAAGCCCCAGAGAAAGCTGTCATCTTATGGCATCGACAGGCAGACGACCATCCACCTCACTCTAAAGGTGGTGAAGCCCAGTGACGAGTAGCTGTCCCTGTTTCTGGTGGAGATTGGTGATGAGGGGCAGAGGCACCTCCTCCAGGTGCGAAGGTCCAGTTCGGTGGCCCAGGTGAGACAGATGATTGAGAGCAAGATGGCTGTAGTG CTGCCTGAGAAACAGACTGTGGTTTGCACTGGCAAGAAGCTGGAAGAcgggaagaccatgggggagtaTGGCATCAAAAGGGgcagtttaggg GTTCGGTAA